From one Magnolia sinica isolate HGM2019 chromosome 18, MsV1, whole genome shotgun sequence genomic stretch:
- the LOC131233457 gene encoding dehydration-responsive element-binding protein 1B-like, whose product MATFFSWDYSDVLTAYTFENSQPSATISDEEVYATVATSPPKRRAGRRKFRETRHPLYKGVRQRNGGKWVCELREPNKTSRLWLGTFQTPEMAARAHDVAAMALRGRSACLNFADSAWCLPVPVSGSTEDIRKAAVEAAEAFRPLKSETASGISDTSSVENSMYSPPENVFYVEDEVDCGMPGLLESMAEGLMVSLPPYHLSGSHWDDVACDADVLLWSHSI is encoded by the coding sequence ATGGCCACATTCTTCAGCTGGGATTACTCGGATGTCCTTACAGCCTACACATTCGAGAATTCACAGCCGTCAGCCACCATCTCTGATGAGGAAGTCTACGCCACGGTAGCGACCAGTCCGCCGAAGCGGCGAGCCGGGCGAAGGAAATTCCGCGAGACACGGCACCCATTATACAAGGGTGTCAGGCAGAGGAACGGCGGCAAGTGGGTCTGCGAGCTGCGCGAGCCGAACAAAACCTCACGGCTGTGGCTCGGGACGTTCCAGACCCCTGAGATGGCCGCCCGGGCCCATGACGTAGCTGCAATGGCTCTCAGGGGCCGGTCGGCCTGTCTCAATTTCGCTGATTCGGCCTGGTGCCTGCCTGTGCCAGTGTCCGGCAGCACCGAAGATATTCGGAAGGCAGCAGTGGAAGCTGCTGAAGCTTTCCGGCCTCTGAAATCTGAGACGGCTTCCGGCATCAGTGACACAAGCTCGGTGGAGAATTCGATGTATTCGCCGCCGGAGAATGTGTTTTACGTGGAGGATGAGGTGGATTGCGGTATGCCGGGATTGCTTGAGAGCATGGCGGAGGGATTGATGGTTTCGCTGCCTCCGTAccacttaagtgggtcccactgggaTGACGTAGCATGTGATGCTGACGTGTTGCTGTGGAGCCACTCCATTTGA